CGCGACTCGAAGATGTGCAGCGGCAGAACGTCGCTTGGAAAGAGAACGACATCCGGCAGAGGAAAGAGAGGCAGTTCTCTGACGGACAGATCAGCCACGCAGGAATCAATCGAAGAGAGAAATCCTAGGCAGCTGATCGGGGCATTGTGCTCGGCTCAGAGCTTCACTTCGATGTCAACGCCACTGGGAAGATCCAGCTTCATCAAGGCATCAATCGTCTTGGCAGACGGGCTGTAGATGTCGATGATGCGGCGGTGGGTGCGCGTCTCGAAGTGCTCACGGGAGTCCTTGTCGACGTGAGGAGAGCGCAGCACGCAGTAGATCTTTCGCTTCGTGGGAAGGGGGATCGGGCCGATAGCAGTCGCTGCTGTGTTGTCAGCCGTTTCAATGATTTTGTCGCAGGACAGATCCAGCATGCGGCGGTCAAACGCCTTGAGGCGGATGCGGATCTTCTGCTGAGCGATGGCAGTGGACATGAAGCGCTTAGAAATCTCCGAGGGAGATGACGAAAGGTGGATTGTCGAGGTGCAGATCGAACGTCAATTAGACAGTTCGACTCGATCGAAAAATAGTAAAGGATGGCCCGGTCGGAACCGGACCATCCCCAGAGATCTGGGACTCAGATCACTCGATGATCTTGGAGACCACGCCAGCACCGATGGTGCGGCCGCCTTCGCGGATAGCGAAGCGCATGCCTTGCTCGATGGCGACGGGGCAGATCAGCTCACCGGTCATCTGGATGTTGTCACCAGGCATCACCATTTCCACGTTGGAACCGTCTTCCGCGGTGAAGGCGGTGATTTGGCCGGTCACGTCCGTTGTACGGATGTAGAACTGCGGGCGGTAGCCAGCGAAGAAGGGA
This region of Synechococcus sp. NOUM97013 genomic DNA includes:
- the rpsJ gene encoding 30S ribosomal protein S10; translated protein: MSTAIAQQKIRIRLKAFDRRMLDLSCDKIIETADNTAATAIGPIPLPTKRKIYCVLRSPHVDKDSREHFETRTHRRIIDIYSPSAKTIDALMKLDLPSGVDIEVKL